A portion of the Staphylococcus felis genome contains these proteins:
- the ptsG gene encoding glucose-specific PTS transporter subunit IIBC, whose protein sequence is MFKKFFGQLQRIGKALMLPVAILPAAGILLALGNAMHNDQLVQLAPWLKHEVFVMISSIMESAGQVVFDNLPLLFAVGTALGLAGGDGVAALAALVGYLIMNATMGKVMNITIDQIYSYADGASALSQAEKLPQHALILGIPTLQTGVFGGIIMGALAAWCYNKFYNITLPQFLGFFAGKRFVPIVTSVVAIIAGVILSFIWPPIQDGLNGLSNFLLNKNLVLTTFIFGVIERALIPFGLHHIFYAPFWFEFGSYVNHAGELVRGDQRIWMAQMKDGVAFTAGAFTTGKYPFMMFGLPAAAFAIYRQARPERKKVVAGLMLSAGLTSFLTGITEPLEFSFLFVAPILYVAHVFLAGTSFLVMHLLDVKIGMTFSGGFIDYVLYGLLNWDRTNALLVIPVGIVYALIYYFLFTFLIKRMNLKTPGREDKATEARETSVQRLPFDVLDAMGGKENIKHLDACITRLRVEVNDKSKVDVNGLKELGAAGVLEVGNNMQAIFGPKSDQIKHDMARIMSGEITKPSETTTTDSVEDNVVHVDGERAITVAAPGEGEIIPLAEVPDQVFSGKLMGDGVGFIPHNGEIVAPFNGVVKTIFPTKHAIGLESTDGLELLIHIGIDTVKLEGKGFEALVNVDDEVIEGQPLMKVDLDYIKENAPSIVTPLIVTNLEDRTIEFEDVQKVDKGYKIFTVK, encoded by the coding sequence ATGTTTAAAAAGTTTTTTGGCCAATTACAACGAATTGGTAAAGCGTTAATGTTACCAGTAGCCATTTTACCAGCAGCTGGTATTTTGCTCGCACTTGGGAATGCGATGCACAATGATCAATTAGTGCAATTAGCGCCTTGGTTGAAACATGAAGTATTCGTCATGATTTCATCAATTATGGAATCTGCCGGACAAGTTGTGTTTGATAACTTGCCGCTTTTATTTGCAGTCGGTACAGCATTAGGTTTAGCAGGTGGAGATGGTGTTGCAGCGCTTGCAGCATTAGTAGGATATTTAATTATGAATGCCACAATGGGTAAAGTCATGAATATTACAATTGATCAAATTTACTCATATGCAGACGGTGCGTCAGCATTAAGCCAAGCCGAAAAGTTACCACAGCACGCCCTGATTTTAGGGATACCGACACTTCAAACCGGGGTGTTTGGAGGTATCATCATGGGTGCACTTGCAGCATGGTGTTATAACAAATTCTATAATATTACGTTGCCACAATTTTTAGGATTCTTTGCAGGGAAACGATTTGTCCCTATCGTAACATCAGTGGTTGCAATTATTGCAGGGGTGATTTTAAGCTTTATTTGGCCACCTATTCAAGATGGACTGAATGGTTTATCAAACTTCTTATTGAATAAAAACTTAGTCTTAACGACATTTATTTTCGGTGTGATTGAACGTGCATTAATTCCATTTGGATTACACCATATCTTCTATGCGCCATTCTGGTTTGAGTTTGGCAGTTATGTCAACCATGCGGGCGAGCTTGTTCGTGGTGACCAGCGTATTTGGATGGCTCAGATGAAAGATGGTGTCGCATTTACTGCTGGTGCATTTACAACTGGTAAATACCCATTCATGATGTTTGGTTTACCGGCGGCGGCTTTTGCGATTTATCGTCAAGCGCGTCCCGAACGTAAAAAAGTAGTTGCAGGTTTGATGTTATCAGCAGGATTAACTTCATTCTTAACTGGTATTACAGAGCCTTTAGAGTTTTCATTCTTATTCGTAGCGCCTATTTTATATGTTGCACACGTATTTTTAGCAGGTACATCATTCTTAGTGATGCACTTATTAGATGTTAAAATCGGGATGACATTCTCAGGTGGCTTCATTGATTATGTCTTATATGGTTTATTAAACTGGGACCGTACTAATGCTTTACTTGTGATTCCAGTAGGTATTGTTTATGCATTGATTTACTATTTCTTATTTACATTCTTAATCAAGCGTATGAACTTAAAAACACCAGGTCGTGAAGATAAAGCAACTGAAGCACGTGAAACGTCAGTGCAACGTTTGCCGTTTGATGTATTAGACGCAATGGGTGGTAAAGAGAACATTAAGCATTTAGATGCTTGTATCACAAGATTACGTGTTGAAGTCAATGACAAGTCAAAAGTAGACGTCAATGGACTGAAGGAGCTCGGAGCTGCTGGAGTACTTGAAGTCGGAAATAATATGCAAGCTATCTTTGGACCGAAGTCTGACCAAATCAAACATGATATGGCGCGTATTATGTCAGGCGAAATTACAAAACCGAGCGAAACGACAACAACAGATTCAGTTGAAGATAATGTTGTACACGTTGATGGTGAAAGAGCGATTACTGTAGCTGCACCAGGTGAAGGTGAAATTATTCCATTAGCTGAAGTACCAGATCAAGTTTTCTCAGGTAAGTTAATGGGAGACGGCGTTGGATTTATTCCACATAACGGTGAAATCGTTGCGCCATTTAACGGTGTGGTTAAAACTATCTTCCCTACAAAACATGCCATTGGCTTAGAATCAACAGATGGATTGGAATTATTAATCCATATTGGTATCGATACAGTGAAGTTAGAAGGTAAAGGATTTGAAGCGCTCGTTAATGTTGATGATGAAGTGATTGAAGGCCAACCATTAATGAAGGTTGACTTGGATTATATTAAAGAGAATGCACCAAGTATTGTGACACCACTCATTGTGACGAACTTAGAAGATCGTACAATTGAATTTGAAGATGTACAAAAGGTCGATAAAGGATACAAAATCTTTACAGTCAAATAA
- a CDS encoding LysE/ArgO family amino acid transporter has translation MFQSIIHGLLLALGLILPLGAQNVFVFNQGANHKRLKKTLPVVITAGLCDTLLILLAVLGVSLVLAQYPSLQLAIYIVGFIFLIYMAWSLWNEKPQSAEEQPPMSAAKQISFALSVSLLNPHAIMDTIGVIGTSAAVYTGAEKIAFTLSTIGVSWIWFIGLACAGKQIGKMDTSGRLIVVLNKISSIVILIVACIILKNIFFK, from the coding sequence ATGTTTCAATCGATTATTCATGGTTTATTGCTTGCACTAGGGTTGATATTGCCGTTAGGTGCACAAAATGTATTTGTCTTTAATCAAGGTGCGAATCATAAGCGTCTAAAAAAGACATTACCTGTCGTAATCACTGCAGGTCTATGTGATACGTTACTCATTTTGCTTGCTGTATTAGGGGTGTCGCTTGTTCTTGCGCAATATCCGTCCTTGCAACTTGCAATATACATAGTTGGTTTTATTTTTTTAATTTATATGGCTTGGTCACTATGGAATGAAAAACCACAAAGTGCTGAAGAACAACCACCTATGTCTGCGGCCAAACAAATTAGCTTTGCGCTATCGGTGTCATTGTTAAATCCACATGCAATTATGGACACGATTGGTGTAATCGGGACGAGTGCTGCAGTATATACAGGGGCAGAAAAAATAGCATTTACTCTTTCAACAATAGGCGTATCCTGGATTTGGTTTATCGGTCTTGCATGTGCAGGTAAACAAATTGGCAAGATGGATACATCAGGGCGCTTGATTGTAGTACTCAATAAAATCTCGAGTATCGTTATTCTCATTGTTGCTTGTATCATTTTAAAAAATATATTTTTTAAATAA
- a CDS encoding cold-shock protein: MNNGTVKWFNSEKGFGFIERENGNDVFVHFSGIAGEGYKSLEEGQKVEFDVIEGQRGEQATNVVIM, from the coding sequence ATGAATAACGGTACTGTAAAATGGTTTAACTCAGAAAAAGGTTTTGGATTTATTGAAAGAGAAAATGGCAATGATGTTTTCGTGCATTTCTCTGGTATAGCTGGAGAAGGCTATAAATCATTAGAAGAAGGCCAAAAAGTTGAATTCGATGTTATCGAAGGTCAACGTGGTGAACAAGCTACAAATGTTGTCATAATGTAA
- a CDS encoding dihydrolipoyl dehydrogenase family protein, with the protein MTKQYDVLFLGSGHAAWHAALTLSKAGKSVAMIEKDRIAGTCTNYGCNAKIVLEYPFEILEQASHYPNMINTTRLKVDWDTLMQHKHRVIDPLAGHLQHLFEQNGIDIIRGSGQLVDEHTIQVDHTLYYGAHIVIATGQRSHQLDIKGQALTHDSRDFLSLAHMPKHITFLGIGIISIEFASIAIKSGAEVHMIHHNDRPVKGFYHKHVTKLIEKLANEGVHFHMNESTQSITQHGQSYTVTTASGLNLQTHYVLDATGRIPNVASIGLDTVGIVYSKKGIQVDEYMRTSVPHIYASGDVVDKTIPKLTPTATFESNYIASHILNPDQQPITYPAIPSVLYTLPRLANIGVSIEEAIQNDKYRVVDIPFGQRMAFEYKNETDAQMTIALDEANHLVGAAIYADDAADLINILVFIINQKLQAQDLNQMIFAFPGASSGVIDLLKEAMMTESL; encoded by the coding sequence ATGACGAAACAATATGACGTATTATTTTTAGGAAGTGGCCATGCTGCTTGGCACGCTGCACTCACCCTAAGTAAAGCAGGTAAGTCTGTAGCAATGATTGAGAAAGATCGCATTGCTGGAACGTGTACGAACTATGGATGCAATGCCAAAATTGTGCTTGAATATCCCTTTGAAATTCTAGAACAAGCATCACATTATCCAAATATGATTAATACAACTCGCCTTAAAGTCGATTGGGATACACTGATGCAACATAAACACCGAGTCATCGATCCTCTAGCGGGTCATCTACAGCACCTTTTTGAACAAAATGGTATCGATATCATACGCGGCTCTGGTCAACTCGTCGATGAACATACAATTCAAGTTGATCATACCTTATATTATGGTGCACACATTGTTATTGCCACGGGGCAACGTAGTCATCAATTAGACATCAAAGGACAAGCATTAACACATGATAGCCGTGACTTTTTATCATTAGCACATATGCCAAAACATATCACTTTTCTTGGTATCGGTATTATTAGTATTGAATTTGCTTCAATAGCCATCAAATCAGGTGCAGAAGTGCATATGATTCATCACAACGACCGACCTGTTAAAGGCTTTTATCATAAACATGTCACAAAGCTCATCGAAAAATTAGCCAATGAAGGTGTTCATTTTCATATGAATGAATCTACTCAATCTATAACACAACACGGACAATCCTACACAGTCACTACAGCATCTGGGCTTAACCTTCAAACACATTATGTATTAGATGCAACTGGTCGAATACCTAATGTAGCGTCTATTGGCTTAGATACAGTCGGCATTGTATACTCCAAAAAAGGCATTCAAGTAGATGAATATATGCGTACTTCTGTACCACATATATATGCCAGTGGAGATGTGGTGGATAAGACGATCCCAAAACTGACACCTACCGCAACATTTGAATCAAACTATATCGCATCTCATATACTCAATCCTGACCAACAACCCATCACTTATCCAGCAATTCCTTCTGTACTTTATACATTACCTAGACTTGCAAATATTGGTGTCAGCATTGAAGAAGCTATTCAAAATGACAAATATCGTGTCGTTGATATTCCATTTGGTCAGCGGATGGCCTTCGAATATAAAAATGAAACCGATGCCCAAATGACCATCGCTTTAGATGAAGCAAATCATTTAGTAGGTGCTGCAATTTATGCAGATGATGCTGCTGACCTTATTAATATACTTGTCTTCATCATCAATCAAAAATTACAAGCACAAGACCTCAATCAAATGATATTCGCTTTTCCAGGTGCTTCAAGTGGCGTCATTGATCTGTTAAAAGAAGCGATGATGACTGAGTCACTCTAG
- a CDS encoding ABC transporter substrate-binding protein, protein MKKILVLALTFLVCLAACGTQNNESKQNVSDKETTIYTDAKNDKVEIPKNPKRIAMLNFHYVGNFIKLDKKPILINEFAKESDVIKNATQGIETVGNDDVEKVASAKPDLIITYSSDPNFKKYTKIAPTLALDVGGDMDFKEALKIQAKMVGKEDKANHIIQEWDKQIAKDKADLGDKIKDKTATILEAQPKYNVISGRNMSRGSEVLYDAYGLTVPKKTQSIIDAQKENRQVRIGNERIPEIDADYLVLLPENAGRSVDDTFSQSVWRNLTAYQNGHVLEINDASFSDWLSIEAVRQQMKSQLMHMS, encoded by the coding sequence ATGAAAAAGATTTTAGTTTTAGCTTTAACGTTTCTGGTCTGCCTAGCAGCGTGTGGTACACAAAACAATGAATCAAAACAAAACGTATCAGATAAAGAGACGACGATATATACAGATGCCAAAAATGATAAAGTCGAAATCCCAAAAAATCCAAAGCGTATAGCGATGTTGAACTTTCATTATGTTGGTAACTTCATTAAATTAGATAAAAAACCGATACTCATCAACGAATTTGCTAAAGAAAGTGATGTTATTAAAAATGCAACACAAGGTATTGAAACAGTGGGTAATGATGATGTTGAGAAGGTGGCAAGTGCTAAGCCAGATTTAATTATTACGTATAGTTCTGACCCAAACTTCAAAAAGTATACAAAAATCGCACCCACTTTAGCACTTGATGTAGGCGGAGATATGGATTTTAAAGAAGCACTAAAAATTCAAGCGAAAATGGTCGGAAAAGAGGATAAAGCAAATCACATTATTCAAGAATGGGATAAGCAAATCGCCAAAGATAAAGCAGATTTAGGAGATAAGATTAAAGATAAAACAGCTACAATTTTAGAAGCGCAACCTAAATACAATGTCATATCAGGCAGAAATATGAGTCGGGGATCCGAAGTATTATACGATGCATATGGGCTAACCGTTCCGAAGAAAACACAAAGTATCATTGATGCACAAAAAGAGAATAGACAAGTACGCATTGGCAATGAGCGTATTCCAGAAATTGATGCAGATTATCTTGTGTTATTACCTGAAAACGCAGGACGATCAGTTGATGATACCTTTTCACAAAGCGTTTGGCGTAACCTAACTGCCTATCAAAATGGACATGTTTTAGAAATCAATGATGCCTCATTTAGTGACTGGCTCTCTATAGAAGCAGTACGTCAACAAATGAAATCTCAATTAATGCATATGTCATGA
- a CDS encoding YjiH family protein, with product MKDVSRKEMVIGRTKFIAMSLLGVFLFLLPIPVNGKTTLPVAWLANQAKTLLGDGIPILIMLIITISGVLTLLCSTVFRKQLNPKRQLYRTFAVTPIWIAIRLLAVVFAWCIYLKIGPEFIYSEDTGDLVFYGLLTTLVTVFFFAGLFLPLLISYGLLEFFGPIFRPIMRPLFKLPGRSTVINLASFLGDGTIGVMIASEQYNSGYYTRKEATIIATMFSVVSITFVIVIAETIGLSHHFYYFYLTVIVSCLVCAIIMPRIWPLSTISDAFKDNKMNESLKEQQLGDRNAIVYGFEQGTIQGIKAPGIFKFFKEGFKTVVDMWFVVLPVVMTIGTLATIIATYTPVFRVLGLPFVPIFELLQIPDAKAASETVLIGFADMFLPSLLIEGVSSDLTRFVVGALSVSQLIYLSEVGGVILGSKIPVSLPKLFAIFLIRTIIALPIIALMGHLLFTF from the coding sequence ATGAAGGATGTTTCGCGTAAAGAGATGGTTATAGGTAGGACAAAGTTTATAGCGATGTCACTGTTAGGTGTTTTTTTATTTTTACTCCCTATACCCGTCAATGGTAAAACCACATTGCCTGTGGCTTGGCTTGCCAATCAAGCTAAGACATTATTAGGTGATGGTATACCTATCTTAATTATGCTGATTATTACAATATCAGGTGTTTTAACATTATTATGTAGTACGGTTTTTCGAAAGCAATTAAATCCAAAGCGTCAATTGTATCGAACGTTTGCTGTTACACCAATATGGATCGCTATTCGATTGCTTGCAGTCGTATTTGCATGGTGTATCTATCTTAAGATAGGTCCTGAGTTTATATATTCAGAAGACACAGGTGATTTAGTGTTTTATGGCTTGTTGACAACTCTAGTGACAGTATTTTTCTTTGCAGGTTTGTTTTTACCATTACTGATTTCATATGGATTGCTAGAGTTTTTCGGTCCTATATTCAGACCTATCATGCGGCCTTTATTCAAGTTGCCAGGGCGTTCGACAGTAATTAACCTTGCCTCATTTTTAGGAGATGGAACAATTGGTGTGATGATTGCGAGTGAGCAATACAATAGTGGTTATTATACGCGCAAAGAAGCAACGATTATTGCGACAATGTTCAGTGTTGTATCTATTACATTCGTCATCGTAATTGCAGAGACAATTGGATTATCGCATCACTTTTATTACTTTTATCTTACTGTGATTGTGTCTTGTTTAGTATGTGCGATTATAATGCCAAGAATATGGCCACTCAGTACGATTTCAGATGCTTTTAAAGATAATAAAATGAATGAGTCACTTAAAGAACAACAACTGGGTGACCGAAATGCGATTGTATATGGTTTTGAACAAGGGACTATTCAAGGGATTAAAGCGCCTGGTATATTCAAGTTTTTTAAAGAAGGGTTCAAAACTGTTGTCGACATGTGGTTTGTAGTATTGCCAGTTGTGATGACGATTGGGACATTAGCTACAATTATTGCAACTTACACACCGGTATTTAGAGTACTTGGTTTGCCATTTGTACCTATTTTTGAATTATTACAAATTCCTGATGCGAAAGCAGCTTCAGAAACGGTACTTATAGGTTTTGCGGATATGTTTTTACCGTCATTACTTATTGAAGGTGTATCAAGTGATTTAACACGTTTTGTTGTGGGTGCTTTAAGTGTGAGTCAGTTGATATATTTGTCTGAAGTAGGCGGTGTGATATTAGGTTCTAAAATACCTGTTAGCTTACCAAAGTTGTTTGCGATTTTCTTAATTCGTACCATTATTGCATTACCTATTATTGCGTTAATGGGTCATCTTTTATTTACATTTTAA
- the rocF gene encoding arginase, whose translation MSKTIEIIGAPTTFGQKKLGVNFGPDAIRYAGAVERLKRIGHDVIDSGNIPTPEVNLEKFYAQQEGLQNYDEILTFSNTLKDKVSESISNNHFPVILGGDHSLAIGSISGVSEHYKELGIIWYDAHGDLNLPEESPSGNVHGMPLRMLAGEGDEQLVNLGGFSPKVKPENIVLIGMRDLDYGERAYIKKHNLKTYTMADIDELGIGQVINETIAYLKDRTDGIHLSFDVDALDPVEIPGTGTKVPGGLTYRETNYALELLQKSGLITSLDLVEVNPLLDEGNRTAEQAVTILGSFFGETLL comes from the coding sequence ATGAGCAAAACAATCGAAATCATTGGCGCACCAACAACGTTTGGTCAAAAAAAATTAGGGGTTAATTTTGGACCAGACGCTATTCGCTATGCAGGTGCGGTTGAGCGTTTAAAACGCATCGGCCATGATGTCATTGATAGCGGTAATATACCAACACCAGAGGTCAACTTAGAGAAATTCTATGCACAACAAGAAGGTCTACAAAATTATGATGAAATCTTAACATTTTCAAATACACTTAAAGATAAGGTGTCTGAAAGTATTTCAAATAATCATTTTCCAGTGATTTTAGGTGGAGATCACTCGCTTGCGATTGGTTCAATATCTGGTGTGAGCGAGCATTACAAAGAGTTAGGTATCATTTGGTATGATGCCCATGGTGATCTGAATTTGCCTGAAGAATCACCATCGGGCAATGTTCATGGGATGCCTTTACGCATGTTAGCAGGTGAGGGTGATGAGCAACTCGTTAATTTAGGTGGATTTAGTCCAAAGGTTAAGCCTGAAAATATTGTGCTGATTGGGATGCGTGATTTAGATTATGGTGAAAGAGCGTATATTAAAAAACATAACCTTAAAACGTATACAATGGCAGATATTGATGAATTGGGCATTGGTCAAGTGATTAATGAAACTATTGCATACTTAAAGGATCGTACAGACGGCATTCATTTATCCTTTGACGTAGATGCATTAGATCCAGTTGAAATACCTGGAACGGGAACAAAAGTACCGGGCGGTTTGACGTATCGTGAAACCAATTATGCACTGGAGTTGCTTCAAAAATCAGGGTTAATTACGTCCTTAGACTTAGTTGAAGTAAACCCTCTATTAGATGAAGGTAATCGTACAGCAGAACAGGCTGTTACTATTTTAGGTTCTTTCTTTGGTGAGACATTATTATAA